From Paralcaligenes sp. KSB-10:
GCGCCCTGGGGCTGAACACGCGGCTGGTGCGCGCCGATCGCTATGCCACCCGCGAACTCAAGGACGAACAACTGCTGTATATCGTCATGAGCACTCAGGGCGATGGAGATCCTCCGGACGACTCGCTGGGCTTTGTCGAATTTTTGAGCAGCCGCCGCGCACCCAAGCTGCCGCAGCTCAAGTATGCGGTATTGGGCCTGGGCGACTCCAGCTACCCCCTGTTCTGCGGCGTGTCCCAACGCATCGATGCGCGCCTGGAGGAACTGGGTGCCGAACGCCTGCAAGAAGCGGGCACCGCCGATCTCGATATCGAAACCGTCGCCCTGCCCTGGCAGGACAAGGCGGTCGATCAGGCACAAAAAGCACTCAAGCAAAGCGAAATTCCCACTGCCAGCGTAACGCCGCTGCGCCCTGTGCCAAGCAAAATTTCGCGCGACCAGCCCTTTTTGGCCGAACTGGTGCTGAATCAGGCCATTACCGCCAGAGACAGTATCAAAGACATACGCCATCTGGAGATTTCGCTCGAAGGCAGCCATCTGGATTATCAGCCGGGCGACGCCCTGGGGGTATGGCCCACTCAAGCAGCAACGCTGGTTGATGCCGTCATCAGCATCCTGGGCCTGAATGCCGAGGAAGCCGTCGAGATCAATGGCGTTTCCCGCCCTCTCAAAGAATGGCTGGGCCACCACCGCGAACTGACCCTGCTGACCAAGCCCTTTCTGCTGGCGCATGCCCAACTGGCCGGCAGCGCCGACCTGCAAAAGCAGATAAGCGCCGTCGAAACCCTGAAAAACCTGCTCGATACCAGCCAGTTGATCGATGTGCTGAAAAAATATCCGGCAGCCTGGGAGGCTACAGCCCTGGTCAAGGCATTGCGCCCGCTTACGCCTCGGCTGTATTCCATTGCCTCAAGCCAGGCCGCGGTCGATGCCGAAGTTCATCTGACTCTCGCTCACATCGAGTACGAATACGAGGAAGAATCGCGCTGGGGCTGTGCTTCGCATTTCCTGAGCCATCTGAACGAAGGCGACAAGCTGCCGGTCTACATCGAAGAAAATCCGCGCTTCCGCCTGCCGGCCGACTCATCGCGCGATGTCATCATGATAGGCCCGGGCACCGGCGTAGCCCCGTTTCGCGCCTTCGTCCAGGAACGCAGCGCCAACGCCGCCAGCGGCCGCAATTGGCTGTTCTTCGGCAACCCGAACTTCAGCTCCGATTTTCTTTATCAAACCGAATGGCAGCGCGCCCTGAAGGATGGCGACCTGCATCGGCTCGATCTCGCCTTTTCGCGCGACCAGGCCGACAAGGTTTATGTACAGGACAAACTGCTGGAGTCGGCCGCCGATATTTATGACTGGATTCAGGCGGGCGCCCATGTGTACGTATGCGGAGATGCAAGCCGCATGGCCAAAGATGTACACCAGGCCCTCTTGCAGATCGCCCAGACCGAAGGTGGCTTCGATCAGGACCAGGCCCGGCAATGGCTGGACGACCTGGCTATGCAAGGCCGTTATGCCCGCGACGTTTATTAATCAGGAACACAATGAGCAGCACTCTTTCGCATCTGGAAAAAATCAAGGTAGACGGCAATTATCTGCGTGGCACCATTGAAGAAGGGCTTAACGATCCCGTCACGGGAGCCATCAGCGACGACGATACCAAGCTGTTGAAATTCCACGGCAGCTACCAGCAGGACGATCGCGACCTGCGCGACGAGCGACGCAGACAAAAGCTCGAGCCTGCCTACGCGTTCATGGTGCGCGCCCGCCTGCCCGGCGGCGTGGTCACTCCGCAGCAATGGCTGGGTTTCGATCACATCGCCACCACCTGGGCGGGCCGCGGCCTGCGCATCACGACACGCCAGACCTTTCAATTGCACGGCATATTGAAACGCAACCTGAAAGCCACCATGCAGGCCATCCACGACTCCCTGGCCACCACGCTCGCCGCCTGCGGCGACGTCAACCGCCAGGTCGTCAGCTCTGTCAACCCCCTGCTTTCCAGCCAGCACCAGATCGTCCAGGAATGGACCGAAAAACTATCGGCCCATTTTCTGCCGCGCACACGCGCCTATCACGAGATATGGCTGGACGGCAAGAAAATCACCGACGAGCCCGACCACGAGCCCATCTACGGCAACGCTTATCTGCCGCGAAAATTCAAGATCGGGATCGCCATTCCTCCGCTTAACGATATTGATGTATTCGCACAGGATCTAGGCCTGATCGCCATTATTGAAAACGGCATACTGCAGGGCTTTAATATCGCAGTCGGCGGCGGCATGGGCGCCACTCATGGCGACGACACCACCTATCCGCGCCTGGGCAGCCTGATCGGCTTCGTACCCCCCGAACAGATCATCGAAGTCGCCGAAAGCATCGTCACAGTGCAGCGCGATTACGGCAACCGCGTCGAACGCCAGCATGCCCGCCTGAAGTACACCATCGATCATCATGGCCTGGACTGGTTCAAATCCGAGCTGGAACAACGCCTGGGCTACAGTCTGCAGCCCCTGCGCGACTACCACTTCGATCATAACGGCGACCGCTTCGGCTGGATCGAAGGCGAAGATGGGCAGTGGCATCTGGGCCTGTACATTGAATCGGGACGGCTGGAAGACGTAGACGGAAAACAATTCCTGACCGGCATGCGCGAACTTGCCCGGGTGCACAAAGGCGAGTTTCGCCTGACTTGCAATCAAAACCTGATCATTTCCAACGTAGCCGCGGCCGACCGTGCGCAAATCGACGAACTCGTGCGGCAATATGGACTGGACGGATACATCAAGCAAAGCGGCATACGCCGGCACAGCATCGCCTGCGTCGCCTTGCCTACCTGTGGCTTGGCCATGGCCGAAAGCGAACGCTACCTGCCGGAGCTGCTACCCAAGCTCGAAACATTGCTGGCCAAGCACAATTTGCTCGACGCGCCCATCCTGTTGCGACTGTCAGGTTGCCCCAATGGCTGCTCGCGCCCCTACCTGGGTGAGATCACTCTGGTGGGCCGCGCCATCGGCCGTTACGACCTGAGAATCGGCGCCGACTTTATCGGCCAGCGAATCAATACTCTTTATCGCGAGAACATCACCGAGCCGGAAATTCTCGGCAGCCTCGATACGCTGTTTGGCGCCTACGCCCAGAACCGGGAACAAAACGAGAAATTCGGCGACTTTCTGGTTCGCACCGAAGTCATTGCAGCCCCATCGCAACGCCTGATCCCTATTATCCTGGATGCGGTGGTATGACGCTGTTCCCGCTTTTTGCCGATATCAATGGCCGCCGAGTCGTGGTGGTTGGCGGCGGCTCTGTAGCGGAGCGCAAAGTCGGCAGCCTGCTTGCCGCGGGCGCCAGCGTCGTTGTAGGCGCCACGGCCTTTACGGCGGAGCTTCTGCTCCTGAAAAACCAGGGCTCGATCGAAACGATCGAAGGCCTCTTTGAAGAAAATTGGCTGGACCAGGCCTGGCTGGTCGTCGCCGCCACCAACGACCAGGCCGCCAACCGCCATATTGCGCACTGCGCCGAAAAACGCCGTATTCTCATCAATGTCGTCGACGATGCGCAACTATCATCGTTTCAAATGCCCGCAATCATCGATCGCTCTCCGCTTATCGTTGCCGTATCGTCATCGGGCACGGCTCCGGTGCTGGCGCGGCGCGTGCGCGAACGTATCGAAACCGTGCTCGACCATTCTCTGGGCGCCTTGGCGACCTTGGCCGAAAAATATCGTCCAGCCATACGGCGGCTTCGGCCCAAACTG
This genomic window contains:
- the cysI gene encoding assimilatory sulfite reductase (NADPH) hemoprotein subunit, whose amino-acid sequence is MSSTLSHLEKIKVDGNYLRGTIEEGLNDPVTGAISDDDTKLLKFHGSYQQDDRDLRDERRRQKLEPAYAFMVRARLPGGVVTPQQWLGFDHIATTWAGRGLRITTRQTFQLHGILKRNLKATMQAIHDSLATTLAACGDVNRQVVSSVNPLLSSQHQIVQEWTEKLSAHFLPRTRAYHEIWLDGKKITDEPDHEPIYGNAYLPRKFKIGIAIPPLNDIDVFAQDLGLIAIIENGILQGFNIAVGGGMGATHGDDTTYPRLGSLIGFVPPEQIIEVAESIVTVQRDYGNRVERQHARLKYTIDHHGLDWFKSELEQRLGYSLQPLRDYHFDHNGDRFGWIEGEDGQWHLGLYIESGRLEDVDGKQFLTGMRELARVHKGEFRLTCNQNLIISNVAAADRAQIDELVRQYGLDGYIKQSGIRRHSIACVALPTCGLAMAESERYLPELLPKLETLLAKHNLLDAPILLRLSGCPNGCSRPYLGEITLVGRAIGRYDLRIGADFIGQRINTLYRENITEPEILGSLDTLFGAYAQNREQNEKFGDFLVRTEVIAAPSQRLIPIILDAVV
- a CDS encoding assimilatory sulfite reductase (NADPH) flavoprotein subunit encodes the protein MLSPSYLPESKHSLVSDLVDGLEPNALSWLSGYFAGVAQGRQAVRAPAVVAAVPNTAVAKQLTIIYGSQTGNAKRVAESLAERSGALGLNTRLVRADRYATRELKDEQLLYIVMSTQGDGDPPDDSLGFVEFLSSRRAPKLPQLKYAVLGLGDSSYPLFCGVSQRIDARLEELGAERLQEAGTADLDIETVALPWQDKAVDQAQKALKQSEIPTASVTPLRPVPSKISRDQPFLAELVLNQAITARDSIKDIRHLEISLEGSHLDYQPGDALGVWPTQAATLVDAVISILGLNAEEAVEINGVSRPLKEWLGHHRELTLLTKPFLLAHAQLAGSADLQKQISAVETLKNLLDTSQLIDVLKKYPAAWEATALVKALRPLTPRLYSIASSQAAVDAEVHLTLAHIEYEYEEESRWGCASHFLSHLNEGDKLPVYIEENPRFRLPADSSRDVIMIGPGTGVAPFRAFVQERSANAASGRNWLFFGNPNFSSDFLYQTEWQRALKDGDLHRLDLAFSRDQADKVYVQDKLLESAADIYDWIQAGAHVYVCGDASRMAKDVHQALLQIAQTEGGFDQDQARQWLDDLAMQGRYARDVY